One region of Sulfuriroseicoccus oceanibius genomic DNA includes:
- a CDS encoding ribonuclease HII, whose product MGCDFAIETGLRADGYMRIAGVDEAGRGPLAGPVSVAAVILPVGYESAVLNDSKKLTEKKRELLFEEITNDERIEWHCELIEPAEIDELNILGATHAGMRRCVEALGGVDMALIDGLAVKNFPVEQQAIVKGDGKSYSIAAASIIAKVTRDRLMLAYDKQFPQYGFARHKGYPTKAHMEALRTYGPCPIHRRSFAPVAQLDLPL is encoded by the coding sequence ATGGGATGTGATTTTGCGATTGAGACGGGATTGAGAGCCGACGGCTATATGCGGATTGCCGGTGTGGACGAAGCGGGGCGCGGGCCATTGGCAGGACCGGTTTCGGTGGCGGCTGTGATCCTTCCCGTTGGGTACGAGTCGGCGGTACTTAACGACTCTAAAAAACTGACCGAAAAGAAGCGCGAGCTTTTGTTTGAGGAGATCACCAACGACGAGCGGATCGAGTGGCATTGTGAATTGATCGAACCTGCGGAGATCGACGAGTTGAACATTCTGGGCGCGACCCACGCGGGGATGCGGCGGTGTGTCGAAGCTCTCGGCGGAGTGGATATGGCGTTGATCGACGGGCTGGCGGTGAAGAACTTTCCGGTCGAACAGCAAGCGATCGTGAAGGGGGATGGTAAAAGTTATTCCATCGCGGCGGCGAGTATTATCGCAAAAGTAACAAGAGATCGTTTGATGCTGGCGTACGACAAGCAGTTCCCGCAGTATGGGTTCGCGCGTCACAAGGGCTACCCGACCAAGGCTCATATGGAGGCGCTTCGCACCTATGGTCCGTGTCCGATCCATCGTCGCTCGTTTGCACCCGTTGCTCAACTCGACCTGCCGTTGTAG
- a CDS encoding YraN family protein, whose product MLNSTCRCSGWSATRVGRAGERLAGLAVARDGGKVLYRNYRAEGGGEVDLVCRDGEVLAFVEVKTRTSDEGPRPAAAVNQKKQELIKRGAREWRRLLGDQVEDLVWRYDVVEVWLVDGERPRVNWLKGEFE is encoded by the coding sequence TTGCTCAACTCGACCTGCCGTTGTAGCGGGTGGTCGGCGACGCGGGTGGGGCGTGCCGGCGAGCGCTTGGCTGGGCTGGCGGTGGCTCGCGACGGGGGCAAGGTGTTGTATCGGAACTATCGGGCTGAAGGTGGCGGCGAAGTGGATTTGGTGTGTCGGGATGGTGAGGTGTTGGCGTTTGTGGAGGTAAAGACGAGGACGAGTGATGAGGGGCCGCGTCCGGCTGCGGCGGTGAACCAGAAGAAGCAGGAGTTGATCAAACGGGGGGCGCGTGAGTGGCGGCGGTTGTTGGGGGATCAGGTCGAGGATTTGGTGTGGCGCTATGATGTGGTCGAGGTGTGGCTGGTGGATGGCGAACGCCCGCGGGTGAACTGGCTCAAGGGGGAGTTTGAGTAG
- the mgtE gene encoding magnesium transporter — protein MPEELITNPFDRLEDALLRNDRADVLAALDNRHPADFAAWFADQDEETQAHVLKFLDNDWAAQLVEYLPDNEIEDTLLAFSEEKQRAVLTRLQDDDRVDALQELSESTQAKLVALLPARKRRVTRQLLEFPETSAGGRMTTAFATVDESMTVRQAVQELRETHLEKETLSRIYVTDTDGKLIGELRLRDLAFAKRGVLISEIVEPGTPSISAWADQEEAAQMISKYDIMALPVVDDEERIVGIITHDDAIEILEEESTEDIEKAAGISGEISDASYINTPIVTHYQRRVLWVLGLAFTGLLSGYVLMSFQEVLDNAFLLALYMPMIVAAGGNTGGQAATMVIRSLSLGELQSRSTLTVIFRELGVGLLVGTTVAIAMIVEILIFQPEAAADSQIGLPHFALTVGCSLLLQITSSTFIGAALPLVAKSLRLDPAVIASPAITTLVDVSGLLIYFTFARLFLGI, from the coding sequence ATGCCGGAGGAACTCATCACCAACCCATTCGACCGCCTCGAGGACGCACTGCTGCGCAATGACCGCGCCGACGTGCTCGCCGCGCTCGATAACCGGCACCCCGCTGACTTCGCCGCCTGGTTCGCCGATCAGGACGAAGAAACCCAAGCCCACGTCCTCAAGTTCCTCGACAACGATTGGGCAGCCCAACTCGTTGAATACCTCCCGGACAACGAAATCGAGGACACGCTCCTCGCCTTCTCCGAAGAAAAACAACGCGCCGTCCTGACACGACTCCAGGACGATGACCGAGTGGACGCCCTGCAGGAACTCAGTGAGTCCACCCAGGCCAAACTGGTCGCCTTGCTGCCCGCCAGAAAACGCCGCGTCACCCGCCAACTGCTCGAGTTCCCCGAAACCAGCGCCGGTGGCCGCATGACCACCGCTTTCGCCACGGTCGATGAAAGCATGACCGTGCGCCAGGCGGTGCAAGAACTGCGCGAAACCCACCTCGAAAAGGAAACACTTTCCCGGATCTACGTCACGGATACCGATGGAAAACTCATCGGCGAACTGCGACTGCGCGACCTCGCCTTCGCCAAACGCGGCGTACTCATCTCCGAAATCGTCGAGCCCGGCACCCCGTCCATCAGCGCATGGGCCGACCAGGAGGAAGCCGCCCAGATGATCTCGAAGTACGACATCATGGCGCTGCCCGTGGTCGACGACGAGGAACGTATCGTCGGTATCATCACCCACGATGACGCCATCGAGATTCTCGAGGAAGAATCCACCGAGGATATCGAGAAAGCCGCAGGTATCTCCGGTGAAATCAGTGATGCCAGCTACATCAACACCCCCATCGTTACCCACTACCAACGCCGGGTCTTATGGGTTCTCGGTCTTGCGTTCACCGGTCTGCTTTCAGGCTACGTGCTGATGTCGTTCCAAGAGGTGCTCGACAACGCCTTCCTGCTCGCCCTTTACATGCCCATGATCGTAGCGGCCGGCGGCAACACAGGCGGCCAGGCTGCCACCATGGTCATCCGTTCCCTGTCCCTCGGTGAGCTGCAGTCACGCTCAACCCTCACAGTCATTTTCCGCGAACTCGGCGTAGGCCTGCTGGTAGGCACCACCGTCGCCATCGCGATGATCGTCGAGATCCTCATCTTCCAACCAGAGGCCGCGGCCGACAGCCAGATCGGGCTGCCCCATTTCGCCCTTACCGTGGGCTGCTCTCTGCTGCTGCAAATCACCAGCTCGACTTTTATCGGGGCCGCCCTCCCGCTGGTTGCCAAATCCCTGCGCCTCGACCCTGCGGTGATCGCCTCTCCTGCGATCACCACACTGGTAGACGTCAGCGGTTTGCTGATCTACTTCACCTTTGCCCGGTTGTTCCTGGGAATCTAA
- a CDS encoding N-acetylmuramoyl-L-alanine amidase family protein produces the protein MFKVFVLMWGLGAVVTGFGIEDPLVNPTPQVCGLSVTVSASVQVNDDEDQAPGSPNYDVQDFRHAPSPLDDDLQRVDVRATADKTDAVVVFSVTKGVEFLTCAGDGKVFRKDPEKKEQVAELSWIVPAGTTLVKTLYFEGTRPSEKVDDVGMAATLDAPAGVVDGQAYAACQLHSGVKQLTVYQVDVDVDSLNDNGYAFDGFTGEEDQIEVSESVDAATGDARFGKIVLLSSRKDSDGDRIPDYADGFDLVGYKTGDTWWKDWIEANPKDVGSDLRFVPLQIELKKPFDPSRAKVRIDYVCESRPEISDDGIVVSGEGTKEDPYVYTIAKGGMRIWRKEASKRISGRAVPVGDFIPSDRDVNWSDLVTDGGRIAKLYIEYVDTWPATQQGRKIIKVIVTQGDARAEDSVMVTLLPVEVAELGPKLKDSSGYEIPGTQRPRAFLEPNEMVEEISLKDHRYDLNRIAHREIKLRVHGGDFLRNKKVTWTMAPSGVLPGSSVRGSWSASKVSSYQSRFSASDLYAEYSYERLNQESSTTVLQVVSGDGVTAVRANLPPYGWNHADIFAEIEGVEEVIWVASFVVPAVIVLDPGHGGDVDLDQFDLDHSTGLKVGASAANHAIGGQYIESTSEQRPSGVLEKTLTMAYCRAIETKIVDGDSSGRPINVYLTRNGDKNLGGYERARCARDRGADVMLSLHFNALKPPTKEDIRDAYAKEHGRYPSEDWLNAEYERRWIHSTSVRRPLYVRRENGNVNQGEDDALGAAVVQATHAVLRAFDPSMQERERSPIPGNLAVTSDLMGFFQDEEYHPIRSALLEVEFIHYKGGDLLINGGRADAVKQGVADSLHKCLVDYLNGFEL, from the coding sequence ATGTTCAAGGTGTTCGTTTTGATGTGGGGGCTTGGTGCCGTGGTCACGGGCTTTGGGATTGAAGATCCGTTGGTGAATCCGACGCCGCAGGTGTGTGGACTGAGCGTGACGGTGTCGGCGTCAGTTCAGGTCAACGATGATGAGGATCAAGCACCGGGGAGTCCCAATTATGATGTGCAGGATTTCCGTCATGCGCCATCGCCTCTTGACGATGACTTGCAGCGGGTAGACGTGCGAGCGACGGCCGATAAAACAGACGCCGTGGTGGTGTTTTCGGTGACCAAAGGAGTGGAGTTTTTAACTTGTGCTGGGGATGGCAAGGTGTTTCGCAAGGACCCGGAGAAGAAGGAGCAGGTGGCTGAGCTGAGTTGGATTGTGCCGGCGGGCACGACTTTGGTGAAGACCTTGTATTTTGAGGGAACCCGACCGTCCGAGAAAGTCGATGACGTAGGGATGGCGGCGACGCTTGATGCGCCTGCGGGAGTGGTGGACGGCCAGGCGTATGCTGCGTGCCAGCTTCACAGCGGAGTCAAACAGCTCACCGTCTATCAAGTGGACGTCGATGTCGACTCGCTCAATGACAACGGCTATGCGTTCGACGGGTTTACGGGTGAGGAAGACCAGATAGAAGTCTCTGAGAGTGTGGATGCTGCGACGGGTGACGCTAGGTTTGGAAAGATTGTTCTGTTGAGTAGCCGCAAAGACAGCGATGGAGACCGGATTCCTGATTATGCGGATGGGTTTGATCTTGTCGGTTACAAGACTGGAGACACGTGGTGGAAGGATTGGATAGAGGCCAATCCAAAGGATGTGGGAAGTGACCTGCGTTTCGTCCCGTTACAGATCGAGTTGAAGAAGCCGTTCGACCCCAGTCGGGCGAAGGTCCGGATCGACTACGTTTGCGAGTCCAGGCCGGAGATCAGTGATGATGGGATTGTTGTGAGCGGCGAGGGAACCAAGGAGGACCCTTACGTGTACACGATTGCCAAAGGCGGGATGAGGATCTGGCGTAAAGAGGCAAGTAAGCGGATATCCGGTCGTGCCGTACCGGTTGGTGACTTCATTCCGAGTGACCGGGATGTCAATTGGAGTGACCTGGTTACAGACGGAGGTCGCATTGCAAAGCTGTACATTGAGTACGTCGACACATGGCCTGCTACGCAACAAGGGCGCAAGATCATCAAGGTCATCGTCACCCAGGGAGACGCCAGGGCTGAAGACAGTGTGATGGTGACGTTGTTGCCTGTTGAAGTGGCGGAGCTTGGTCCAAAGTTGAAGGACTCAAGTGGCTACGAGATACCAGGTACCCAGCGGCCCAGGGCGTTTTTGGAGCCTAACGAGATGGTTGAAGAGATTAGTCTAAAGGATCATCGGTATGATCTAAACCGAATCGCTCATCGTGAGATCAAGCTGCGAGTCCATGGGGGCGACTTTCTACGCAATAAGAAAGTCACTTGGACTATGGCTCCGTCAGGAGTTCTACCAGGATCGTCTGTTCGAGGAAGTTGGTCGGCTAGTAAGGTCTCGTCGTACCAGAGTAGATTCTCGGCATCGGACTTGTATGCGGAGTACTCTTACGAGCGTTTGAATCAGGAATCGAGTACCACTGTACTGCAAGTGGTGAGTGGGGATGGTGTGACTGCGGTTCGCGCGAACCTACCTCCTTATGGTTGGAACCACGCGGATATCTTCGCTGAGATAGAGGGTGTTGAGGAGGTGATTTGGGTTGCCAGTTTTGTGGTTCCAGCTGTGATAGTGTTAGATCCTGGGCATGGGGGAGATGTAGATTTGGATCAGTTCGATCTCGATCATAGCACTGGTTTGAAGGTCGGTGCTTCAGCTGCGAATCATGCGATTGGCGGGCAGTATATTGAGTCGACGAGTGAGCAGCGGCCATCAGGGGTGCTGGAGAAGACTCTTACGATGGCCTATTGCCGGGCGATCGAGACCAAGATTGTCGATGGGGACTCTAGTGGTCGTCCGATTAATGTGTATTTGACAAGAAATGGCGACAAGAATCTTGGAGGGTATGAAAGGGCACGCTGCGCTCGGGATAGAGGCGCTGATGTGATGTTGAGTTTACATTTCAATGCCCTCAAGCCACCTACGAAAGAGGACATCAGAGATGCTTATGCGAAGGAACATGGAAGGTATCCTTCAGAGGATTGGCTGAACGCCGAATACGAGAGACGTTGGATTCACAGTACTTCAGTTCGTCGTCCGCTTTATGTACGTCGCGAGAATGGTAACGTAAATCAGGGCGAGGATGACGCTCTGGGGGCTGCCGTCGTGCAGGCCACCCATGCGGTGCTCCGTGCTTTCGATCCATCGATGCAAGAGAGGGAGCGGAGCCCAATACCTGGGAATTTGGCTGTGACAAGCGACCTCATGGGTTTCTTTCAAGATGAGGAGTATCATCCAATTCGATCAGCGCTTTTGGAAGTGGAATTTATTCATTACAAGGGTGGTGATCTGCTAATAAACGGGGGGAGGGCTGATGCCGTTAAGCAAGGTGTGGCAGATTCTTTGCACAAATGTTTGGTCGATTATTTGAATGGTTTTGAATTGTAA
- a CDS encoding BamA/TamA family outer membrane protein, giving the protein MKPSPLTHTLAALGTAATLTTSLHAQEIYLAQGQSEKEKSTITLPYAFPSETMDLAFGVASATTGGFNQPQSAYGWGVMGSSNSSYGVYFGGLNFNAPGSKRLFVDPLIGASRYTEMRSYQNIPNQIGPFDTKAGSNESDEEDYLTGKGWDVFVDARFRYLLPIGHGKNTTIHTYSMDNGLISDGFTGAEAFNPLTSGRSYIRFAPYYRSKKYSEDTTDALLSATNGLELGLEWDNRDFIASPSRGERFKFLIARDFGWFNSDSTYTTWEFEANKFFSLPETSWARQQVLALSMWTADTPTWSDNADGSVSGRAPEFRSPRLGGFNRMRAFPFDRYNDASAIYYTAEYRIIPQWNPWADINWINNWLEPAWWQIVPFVEIGRVAPSYDLGTLHEDMQWDAGVSLRFMLKKSVVRVDCAVSDESSSVWVMLGQPF; this is encoded by the coding sequence ATGAAACCCTCCCCCCTCACCCACACTCTGGCCGCTCTAGGCACCGCTGCCACACTCACCACCTCGCTCCACGCCCAGGAGATCTACCTCGCCCAAGGCCAAAGCGAGAAGGAGAAGTCCACAATCACACTGCCCTACGCATTTCCCTCGGAAACCATGGACCTCGCGTTCGGAGTCGCCAGCGCAACCACCGGGGGATTCAACCAACCCCAGAGCGCGTACGGCTGGGGCGTCATGGGATCCAGCAACAGCTCGTATGGCGTCTACTTCGGCGGCCTGAACTTCAATGCCCCGGGCTCAAAGCGCTTGTTTGTCGACCCTCTGATCGGCGCCTCCCGCTACACGGAAATGCGCTCGTACCAGAATATCCCCAACCAGATCGGCCCATTCGACACCAAAGCCGGCAGCAATGAGTCCGACGAAGAAGACTACCTCACCGGCAAGGGCTGGGACGTTTTCGTCGATGCACGCTTCCGCTACCTCCTCCCCATCGGCCACGGCAAAAACACGACCATCCACACCTACTCGATGGACAATGGATTGATTTCCGATGGCTTCACCGGCGCGGAAGCGTTCAACCCACTGACCAGCGGCCGCAGCTACATCCGCTTCGCCCCCTACTACCGCAGCAAAAAATACAGCGAAGACACCACAGACGCTCTGCTCTCAGCTACCAACGGATTGGAACTCGGCCTCGAATGGGACAACCGCGACTTCATCGCCAGCCCGTCCCGCGGCGAACGCTTCAAGTTCCTCATCGCCCGTGACTTCGGCTGGTTCAACAGCGACAGCACCTACACCACCTGGGAGTTCGAGGCCAACAAGTTCTTCTCCCTGCCCGAAACCTCGTGGGCACGCCAACAAGTACTCGCCCTCTCCATGTGGACCGCCGACACCCCGACCTGGAGCGACAACGCAGACGGCTCGGTCAGCGGACGAGCCCCTGAGTTCCGCTCACCACGCCTCGGCGGCTTCAACCGCATGCGAGCCTTCCCATTCGACCGCTATAACGACGCCTCCGCCATCTATTACACCGCCGAATACCGCATCATCCCACAGTGGAACCCATGGGCCGATATCAATTGGATCAACAACTGGCTCGAGCCCGCCTGGTGGCAGATCGTTCCATTCGTCGAAATCGGCCGCGTCGCCCCAAGCTACGACCTCGGCACCCTCCACGAAGATATGCAATGGGACGCCGGTGTCAGCCTGCGCTTCATGCTCAAAAAGTCAGTCGTCCGCGTCGACTGCGCCGTCTCCGACGAGTCCTCCAGCGTCTGGGTCATGCTCGGCCAACCATTCTGA
- a CDS encoding sialidase family protein, whose product MKTRILSIAAAALAIVPLTYADSFADYKQGNFTSLNTPSGTLSADAGHAAIYSKSADTTPGSLRLLGGEDKSVTFTLSDKLRRSELLHLTFQGERWTRSAPFEFQVEAKQNGRWKTIYDGNKLRAGGFSEPIRIDLKQERYEGFRFTSTTKDGSGVLIDNLRVGENKSMEITGVDVKQHQIPVLIAKEHNVVLHITINAEGARNVDTLQALQFATEGTTDLADVEAFSLYSTGNSGTFATIGNPPIDAPQVGEALVFQDEIPLIDGPNNLWLVAKLKDDAKLSHRIDASLTKLKFARAGIVDPKLDDNNVTQRIGYNVVTGGQALTRPDGSKMPCQLVRIPGMVTTNAGTLLAVYDMRWKQGGDLPGDIDVGLSASTTGGQSWLPARPIVDMKTWGDEPENKNGAGDPAILVDRKTGHIYCLALWAHGLSSGWYWGISKPGLDPKDTGQVVMVKSEDDGTTWSEPVNITEQIKDPAWSLLLQGPGAGITMRDGTLVFAGQFQEPSNGRKARSTVIFSKDQGKTWEIGTGVPHDQETTEAQVVELDDGRLMINCRISSGGRAVYTTTDMGQSWTKHPTTGSHVFNMSGCMASILRYSSVKDGADQSILLFSGPVDAGKKRRTHMSVRYSLDEGETWSKPYLLDELGGAYSCLTLIGDGPKKDIGIIYEGSQSNMCFERLTIDELMNATK is encoded by the coding sequence ATGAAGACTCGCATTCTCAGCATCGCCGCTGCCGCGCTAGCCATCGTCCCACTCACCTACGCGGACAGCTTCGCAGACTACAAGCAGGGCAACTTCACCTCACTCAACACCCCGAGCGGAACCCTCAGCGCCGATGCCGGACACGCCGCCATTTACAGCAAGTCCGCCGACACAACGCCGGGCTCGCTGCGCCTCCTCGGTGGTGAGGACAAATCGGTCACGTTCACACTTTCGGACAAACTCCGTCGCTCGGAGCTGCTCCACCTCACATTCCAAGGCGAACGCTGGACACGCTCGGCCCCTTTTGAATTCCAAGTCGAAGCCAAGCAGAACGGCCGCTGGAAAACCATCTACGACGGCAACAAACTGCGCGCCGGTGGGTTCTCCGAGCCCATCCGCATCGACCTCAAACAAGAGCGCTACGAGGGATTCCGCTTCACCTCCACGACCAAGGACGGCTCTGGTGTGCTGATCGACAACCTCCGCGTCGGTGAGAACAAGTCGATGGAGATCACCGGTGTCGACGTCAAACAACACCAGATTCCCGTTCTCATCGCCAAGGAACATAACGTCGTGCTCCACATCACGATCAATGCGGAAGGAGCACGCAATGTCGACACCTTGCAGGCTCTACAGTTTGCCACCGAAGGCACCACCGATCTGGCCGACGTCGAAGCATTCTCGCTCTACTCGACCGGCAATTCGGGCACGTTTGCAACCATCGGCAACCCACCCATCGACGCGCCACAAGTCGGCGAGGCTCTCGTTTTCCAAGACGAAATCCCACTCATCGACGGGCCAAACAACTTGTGGTTGGTCGCCAAACTCAAGGACGACGCCAAGCTAAGCCACCGCATCGACGCTTCGTTGACCAAGCTGAAGTTCGCCCGCGCCGGCATCGTCGACCCGAAACTCGACGATAACAACGTAACCCAACGTATCGGCTACAATGTCGTCACTGGCGGCCAGGCGCTCACCCGCCCGGATGGCTCGAAGATGCCGTGCCAACTCGTCCGCATCCCAGGCATGGTCACTACCAACGCCGGCACACTGCTCGCCGTCTACGACATGCGCTGGAAACAAGGCGGCGACCTCCCTGGCGACATCGATGTCGGCCTCTCCGCATCGACCACCGGTGGTCAAAGCTGGCTCCCAGCCCGACCGATCGTCGACATGAAGACTTGGGGCGACGAACCGGAAAACAAAAACGGCGCCGGTGACCCAGCCATTCTCGTCGACCGCAAAACCGGTCACATCTACTGCCTCGCTCTGTGGGCTCACGGCCTCAGCTCGGGCTGGTATTGGGGGATCTCGAAACCCGGACTCGATCCAAAAGACACCGGCCAGGTCGTCATGGTGAAGTCCGAGGACGACGGCACCACGTGGTCGGAACCGGTCAACATCACCGAGCAAATCAAGGACCCAGCGTGGAGCCTCCTGCTCCAAGGCCCGGGTGCCGGCATCACCATGCGTGACGGCACGTTGGTATTTGCCGGTCAGTTCCAAGAACCATCCAACGGCCGCAAAGCACGTTCGACGGTTATCTTCAGCAAGGACCAAGGCAAGACCTGGGAAATCGGAACCGGTGTCCCTCACGATCAAGAAACTACCGAAGCTCAGGTCGTGGAACTCGACGACGGACGCCTCATGATCAATTGCCGTATCTCCTCGGGCGGACGCGCGGTCTACACGACCACCGACATGGGCCAATCCTGGACCAAGCACCCGACTACCGGCAGCCATGTGTTCAACATGTCCGGCTGCATGGCGAGCATCCTCCGCTACAGCTCGGTCAAGGACGGAGCTGATCAAAGTATCTTGCTCTTCTCCGGCCCTGTCGATGCGGGCAAAAAACGACGCACCCACATGTCGGTCCGCTACAGCCTCGATGAAGGGGAAACCTGGTCGAAACCTTACCTTCTCGACGAGCTCGGCGGCGCCTATTCCTGCCTCACGCTCATCGGCGACGGCCCGAAAAAAGACATCGGCATCATCTACGAAGGTAGCCAGTCGAACATGTGCTTCGAACGCCTCACCATCGATGAACTGATGAACGCGACCAAATAA
- a CDS encoding LptF/LptG family permease — MTKLASQSLYARVLAYLGVITTAILTWVALKPWSTKVNLAVDALPMSRSQEMPLVSEQMWFDFLIAHLGMLAAMLLPAWVVWVIWRHREKGRATLTWPLIWVALALCVTWIPSMIRNGLTEASGSEMGDEPWLAEFWIASSLMLLLILSVPFMAWLYGRARIVDRYVVRNFLGPFALAFGGFTAIWIISDMANNGSDFTEAKVSIAGIARYYGTQLPSLSLLMLPITLLLALLFALSKMSKANELVSLLSAGMSSTRVLMPLIVIGLYATFISFVFSFHWAPRADGAQRALKEEIIEQAQSKKKSKRSRDRFRAEDQAYINRVDNRQWYVGGFPEFYSRKNKIENVVVADFDEEDRLTKVIIADRIYWDYTQDLWIFYEGRVFEYDEEERMVSQTTFPQKHLEFDWRERPWDLITAGINPEHLGVPQLNAFIRSHTYYPEAKLAPFKTFLHHRIALPFGCLTAVLIGAPLGIVYSRRGILGGVASALGIFFAILFLTNLFMALGRSGSMPPFVAAWAANFLFGGIGAYLLWCRARNREVPSPKSLFGSLKRALFPAKPAATSAN, encoded by the coding sequence ATGACCAAACTGGCATCGCAGTCGCTCTACGCCCGCGTGCTTGCCTATCTCGGGGTTATCACCACCGCCATCCTGACGTGGGTGGCGCTCAAACCTTGGTCCACCAAGGTGAACCTCGCTGTCGATGCCTTGCCAATGAGCCGCAGCCAGGAAATGCCGCTGGTAAGCGAGCAGATGTGGTTCGACTTTCTCATTGCGCACCTGGGGATGCTGGCTGCGATGCTGCTTCCGGCCTGGGTGGTTTGGGTCATCTGGCGCCACCGAGAAAAGGGCCGCGCCACATTGACCTGGCCTCTGATCTGGGTGGCTCTGGCACTCTGCGTCACCTGGATTCCGTCGATGATCCGCAACGGCCTGACCGAAGCCTCCGGCAGTGAAATGGGCGACGAACCGTGGCTCGCCGAATTCTGGATCGCCAGCTCGTTGATGCTGCTGCTGATTTTATCGGTACCCTTCATGGCCTGGTTGTACGGGCGGGCCCGCATCGTCGACCGCTACGTCGTACGCAATTTCCTCGGACCGTTTGCTCTCGCATTCGGTGGGTTCACTGCCATTTGGATCATCTCCGACATGGCCAACAACGGCAGCGATTTCACCGAAGCCAAAGTCTCCATCGCCGGTATTGCCCGCTATTACGGCACCCAGCTTCCGAGCCTGAGCCTACTGATGCTTCCCATCACCTTGCTGTTGGCGTTGCTCTTCGCTCTGAGCAAAATGTCCAAAGCGAACGAACTGGTATCGCTGCTCTCGGCCGGAATGAGTTCCACCCGCGTGCTGATGCCCCTCATTGTCATCGGCCTTTACGCGACCTTCATCTCATTCGTCTTCAGCTTCCACTGGGCACCCCGTGCCGACGGCGCACAACGCGCCCTGAAAGAGGAGATTATCGAACAGGCCCAGTCGAAAAAGAAAAGCAAACGAAGCAGGGACCGCTTCCGAGCCGAAGACCAGGCCTACATCAACCGCGTCGACAACCGCCAATGGTACGTCGGTGGGTTTCCCGAGTTCTACAGCCGGAAAAACAAGATCGAGAATGTCGTCGTTGCCGACTTCGACGAAGAAGATCGGCTGACCAAGGTCATCATCGCCGACCGCATCTACTGGGACTACACCCAGGACCTCTGGATCTTCTACGAGGGCCGTGTGTTCGAGTACGACGAGGAAGAGCGCATGGTCTCACAGACCACGTTCCCTCAGAAGCACTTGGAGTTCGACTGGCGTGAACGCCCGTGGGATCTGATCACCGCTGGGATCAACCCCGAACACCTCGGCGTGCCTCAGCTCAACGCGTTCATCCGCTCGCACACCTACTACCCGGAGGCCAAGCTCGCTCCATTCAAGACCTTCCTCCACCACCGCATCGCTCTGCCATTCGGTTGCCTTACCGCGGTGCTGATCGGTGCGCCTCTCGGCATCGTGTACTCGCGCCGGGGGATTCTCGGCGGCGTCGCCAGCGCGCTGGGCATTTTCTTTGCCATCCTCTTCCTGACCAACTTGTTCATGGCGCTGGGTCGCAGCGGCAGCATGCCGCCATTCGTCGCCGCCTGGGCCGCCAACTTCCTCTTCGGCGGAATCGGGGCCTACCTGCTGTGGTGCCGTGCCCGCAACCGTGAAGTGCCTTCGCCAAAGAGTCTCTTTGGCAGTCTAAAGCGCGCATTGTTCCCGGCAAAACCAGCGGCCACTTCCGCCAACTGA
- a CDS encoding RibD family protein produces MPVISANFLITADGKVSTRTLTPSGFSATTDDHRRLKKLRAGADALLVGRRTVEVDDMTMGGAVTGHYPRRMVYSPTAALDPATRLLHTDGGPVHVICGDQVKAETADALTTWGVAIDRFPDPTDLRHVITQLAETYSLQKIHCEGGPGLFKLLCEHDLIDELHLTITNRIFGGHAAPTLTGNAAQPLLPASLQFELTHHQQIGDDVFLSYRRTR; encoded by the coding sequence ATGCCTGTCATCAGCGCCAACTTCTTGATCACTGCCGACGGCAAGGTCTCGACCCGCACGCTCACACCGTCCGGGTTCTCCGCCACCACCGACGACCACCGTCGCTTGAAAAAGCTGCGCGCCGGTGCCGATGCGTTGCTGGTCGGACGCCGCACCGTCGAAGTCGATGACATGACCATGGGCGGCGCCGTCACCGGCCACTACCCACGGCGCATGGTCTATTCGCCCACCGCGGCCCTCGATCCGGCCACCCGCCTGCTTCACACCGACGGCGGACCAGTCCACGTGATTTGCGGCGATCAGGTGAAAGCGGAAACCGCCGATGCTCTCACAACGTGGGGCGTCGCGATCGACCGCTTCCCAGACCCGACCGACCTGCGCCACGTCATCACCCAGCTCGCCGAAACCTATTCTCTGCAAAAGATCCACTGCGAAGGGGGCCCCGGTTTGTTCAAATTGCTTTGCGAGCACGACCTGATCGACGAGCTCCATCTCACTATCACCAATCGGATCTTCGGTGGCCACGCGGCCCCAACACTCACGGGCAACGCGGCCCAACCCTTGCTCCCGGCGAGCCTTCAGTTCGAACTAACGCATCACCAACAAATCGGTGATGATGTGTTCCTAAGCTATCGCCGCACTCGCTAG